The Desertifilum tharense IPPAS B-1220 genome includes a region encoding these proteins:
- a CDS encoding DUF433 domain-containing protein, whose product MNNWQEHIATNPNICHGKPCITGTRIMVSVILDNLAEGLTADEIVADYPPLTLPDIRAAIAYAAALAREEELLPLR is encoded by the coding sequence ATGAATAACTGGCAAGAACACATCGCTACCAATCCCAACATCTGTCACGGTAAACCCTGCATTACCGGAACGCGCATCATGGTATCTGTCATTCTTGATAATCTTGCGGAGGGTTTAACTGCTGACGAAATTGTGGCAGATTATCCACCGCTAACGTTACCAGATATCCGAGCTGCGATCGCCTATGCTGCTGCGCTGGCAAGGGAAGAAGAACTTTTACCTTTGCGTTAA
- a CDS encoding TrpB-like pyridoxal phosphate-dependent enzyme: protein MDTIKYLLSEDQMPTAWYNIQADLPAPLPPVLHPGTGQPITPDDLVPLFPMSLIEQEVTQERWIEIPDEIRLIYRQWRPTPLYRARRLEKALDTPAKIYYKYEGVSPAGSHKPNTAVAQAYYNKQAGVKRLTTETGAGQWGSSLAFAGALFGLEVLVYMVKVSYNQKPYRRALMEAYGARVVASPSTETHAGRSILAEYPNSTGSLGIAISEAVEVAAQDEGSKYALGSVLNHVLLHQTVIGQEALAQLEMAGDYPDIIVGCTGGGSNFAGIAFPFLGAKLRGERDVEIIAVEPAACPTLTRGQYAYDFGDTAHLTPLVKMHTLGSTFVPEGIHAGGLRYHGMAPLVSHVVSLGLAQPRSEYQLGCFAAGLTFARTEGILPAPEANHAVKAAMDEALKCKESGEAKTILFNLCGHGHFDMQAYMDYQAGKLVDTEYSAEEVAMALAGLPVVG, encoded by the coding sequence ATGGACACTATCAAATACCTCTTGTCCGAAGACCAGATGCCCACTGCTTGGTATAACATCCAGGCGGATTTACCTGCACCTTTACCCCCCGTTCTTCATCCCGGTACTGGACAACCGATTACACCCGATGACCTGGTTCCCCTGTTTCCCATGAGCCTCATTGAACAGGAAGTCACCCAGGAGCGTTGGATTGAGATTCCTGACGAGATTCGGTTGATTTACCGTCAATGGCGACCCACACCGCTGTATCGGGCGCGCAGACTGGAAAAAGCCCTGGATACCCCGGCTAAGATTTACTACAAATACGAAGGCGTTAGCCCTGCGGGAAGCCACAAACCCAATACGGCGGTTGCTCAGGCGTACTATAACAAGCAAGCAGGCGTGAAGCGATTGACCACGGAAACGGGGGCCGGACAGTGGGGTTCCTCTCTTGCCTTTGCGGGGGCGCTGTTTGGGCTGGAAGTGCTGGTGTATATGGTGAAAGTGAGCTACAACCAAAAGCCGTACCGTCGAGCGCTGATGGAGGCTTATGGGGCGAGAGTGGTTGCGAGTCCTAGCACCGAAACCCACGCCGGACGCTCAATTCTAGCGGAGTATCCCAATAGTACGGGAAGTTTGGGGATTGCGATTAGCGAAGCGGTGGAAGTCGCTGCCCAGGATGAGGGGAGCAAGTATGCTTTGGGTAGCGTTCTCAACCATGTCTTGCTACATCAGACGGTGATTGGACAAGAAGCTTTAGCCCAACTGGAGATGGCGGGCGATTATCCTGATATCATCGTTGGCTGTACGGGTGGGGGGAGCAACTTTGCGGGCATTGCTTTTCCGTTTCTGGGTGCCAAGCTACGGGGAGAGCGAGATGTGGAAATTATTGCGGTGGAACCTGCGGCTTGTCCTACCCTCACTCGCGGCCAGTATGCTTATGATTTTGGCGATACGGCTCACCTGACTCCTTTGGTGAAAATGCATACGTTGGGGAGTACCTTTGTACCGGAAGGCATTCATGCGGGTGGGTTGCGCTATCACGGGATGGCTCCCCTCGTCAGCCATGTAGTGAGTTTGGGACTGGCGCAACCCCGTTCTGAATATCAGTTAGGCTGTTTTGCTGCTGGGTTGACGTTTGCACGGACTGAGGGCATTCTTCCGGCTCCTGAAGCGAATCACGCGGTTAAGGCGGCGATGGATGAGGCTTTAAAATGCAAAGAGTCGGGTGAAGCTAAGACGATTTTATTTAATCTGTGCGGTCACGGACATTTTGATATGCAGGCGTATATGGATTATCAGGCTGGAAAACTAGTTGATACGGAGTATAGTGCGGAGGAAGTGGCGATGGCTCTGGCGGGGTTGCCAGTCGTGGGTTAA
- a CDS encoding glycosyltransferase family 39 protein, with protein sequence MSEQPKLNRYRNFLILGLIWLLGAIADRVWYALDNSVPAWDQADYLTGALNYWQLLQTPQWFSGDWWYTFWTRSPKIPPVAYVSATPFIHLFGAEPDQAIIVQFFYSAILLASVYGLGTLLFTPAVGLWAAGLCELLPGLYYYRLDFLLDYPLTAIVTLSFLCLTLWYLSWREPHSKQWLWAILFGVCFALSLLLKQTALFFLFVPFVWIGVEALRKRQWSTVGQWLLSGSITFVLAYPWYRLNWLLILTSGKRATIDSAIAEGDPPLYTLEAWTYYGKILPYLTSWPLLLIPIVGLIFYWWKYHRVAAFPQTRIRTSLRWLAIFVLGAYLLCSFNINKDDRYVLPYLPAISLVLAYGLLSWDKVTRQWGKVIRWGTISLGIVLMVLNLYPIGGTALTGLLSPYTQRYAYLGEPWPHPEVIDRIIQTEPNLRVNLGVLPSTPTLNQHNFNYYGALRNFQVYGRQVGVRDREILQDARSLSWFLTKTGDQGSVPQPAQANITQIVEQAGDFQPVQSWPLMDGSTLTLHHQQFPPIQVQPLNEPRNAVQLEEVIVPPATPPGVPVPVTYRWTGPGEQLQSGLVLLTWRSHSANPSQRWIHDRAIGLGNLQLSRSNPTAYEVVEQLSMLPPADLAPGVYTLEATYLNRETGESYALSVPSVRLSLDPNAPPTPARELDLLTQLRNLAQNLPQGMAGLEPVFAEVARINQYDPTQDYLIQAEKTLAYRLQQEPDNLEWAYTLALSRVLQRKVEDAIAALSTVRQLDTQNPYAHAYLAFVYLYDWRPREAQPILENAIALNPSIPEIQALNGVASLMQGNLLGAWHDLKGFLFAA encoded by the coding sequence GTGAGCGAGCAACCGAAACTCAACCGATACCGTAATTTCCTGATTTTAGGATTAATCTGGCTACTGGGCGCGATCGCCGATCGGGTCTGGTATGCTCTAGATAATTCCGTCCCGGCGTGGGATCAGGCGGATTATCTCACAGGGGCGCTAAACTATTGGCAGCTATTGCAGACGCCCCAATGGTTTTCCGGCGATTGGTGGTATACTTTCTGGACGCGATCGCCAAAAATTCCCCCCGTTGCCTATGTTTCTGCAACGCCGTTTATTCATCTGTTTGGGGCGGAACCCGATCAAGCCATTATTGTCCAATTTTTCTATAGTGCCATACTCCTCGCTTCAGTCTATGGTTTAGGCACGCTGCTATTTACTCCCGCCGTGGGGTTATGGGCCGCTGGACTGTGCGAATTGCTTCCCGGCTTATACTACTATCGCCTAGACTTTCTGCTGGACTATCCCTTAACCGCCATTGTCACCCTCAGCTTTCTTTGTTTAACCCTGTGGTATCTCAGTTGGCGGGAACCCCATTCTAAACAGTGGCTATGGGCTATTTTATTTGGAGTTTGCTTTGCGCTGAGTTTGCTACTCAAACAAACCGCCTTATTTTTCCTATTCGTTCCCTTCGTGTGGATAGGCGTCGAGGCCCTGCGAAAGCGCCAATGGTCTACAGTGGGACAATGGCTTCTCAGCGGTAGCATTACCTTTGTTTTGGCTTATCCCTGGTATCGGTTGAATTGGCTGCTGATCCTAACTTCGGGAAAACGGGCTACGATTGATAGCGCGATCGCAGAAGGCGATCCTCCCCTTTATACCCTAGAGGCTTGGACGTATTACGGCAAAATTCTGCCTTATCTCACCTCCTGGCCGTTATTGCTGATTCCCATCGTTGGGTTAATCTTCTATTGGTGGAAATATCATCGGGTTGCTGCGTTTCCCCAAACCCGCATTCGCACCTCCTTACGATGGTTAGCGATTTTTGTCTTGGGAGCCTATCTGCTGTGTTCGTTTAACATTAACAAAGATGACCGCTACGTTCTCCCTTACCTCCCCGCTATTTCCCTGGTTTTAGCCTATGGCTTGTTGAGTTGGGATAAGGTGACGCGCCAATGGGGAAAAGTCATCCGTTGGGGAACGATATCTCTGGGTATTGTGTTAATGGTTCTGAACCTATATCCCATCGGGGGAACGGCTTTAACGGGGCTTCTCAGTCCCTACACGCAGCGCTATGCTTATTTAGGGGAACCCTGGCCGCATCCGGAAGTGATCGATCGCATTATTCAAACAGAACCGAATTTGCGCGTGAATTTAGGCGTTTTACCCTCAACCCCAACCCTTAATCAGCATAATTTTAACTATTATGGGGCGCTGCGTAACTTTCAGGTGTATGGGCGACAAGTGGGGGTGCGCGATAGGGAAATTTTACAAGATGCGCGATCGCTTTCTTGGTTTTTAACTAAAACCGGCGACCAAGGATCGGTTCCTCAACCTGCACAAGCTAATATTACTCAAATTGTCGAACAGGCAGGCGACTTTCAACCCGTCCAAAGTTGGCCGTTAATGGATGGGAGTACCCTGACTCTCCATCACCAGCAGTTTCCCCCCATTCAGGTTCAACCCCTCAACGAACCGCGTAACGCCGTCCAACTTGAAGAGGTTATCGTTCCTCCCGCAACGCCTCCGGGGGTTCCGGTTCCAGTGACGTATCGTTGGACAGGGCCCGGCGAGCAGTTACAATCGGGGTTAGTGTTGCTGACTTGGCGATCGCACTCTGCAAACCCTTCGCAGCGGTGGATTCATGACCGCGCCATTGGACTGGGGAACTTGCAGCTATCCCGGAGCAATCCTACGGCCTACGAGGTGGTAGAACAGTTATCCATGTTACCGCCTGCGGATCTCGCGCCTGGGGTATATACCTTAGAAGCCACTTATCTCAACCGCGAGACGGGAGAAAGCTATGCGTTATCAGTTCCGTCTGTAAGGTTAAGCCTCGATCCTAATGCACCCCCAACCCCGGCGCGAGAATTAGACTTACTTACCCAGTTACGCAACCTTGCTCAAAACTTACCCCAAGGTATGGCAGGATTAGAGCCAGTATTTGCTGAAGTGGCACGCATTAATCAATACGATCCGACTCAAGATTATTTAATTCAAGCCGAGAAAACCTTAGCCTACCGCTTGCAACAGGAACCCGATAATCTAGAGTGGGCGTATACTTTAGCATTATCGCGCGTCTTGCAACGCAAAGTAGAGGATGCGATCGCGGCTTTGTCCACCGTGCGCCAACTCGATACTCAAAATCCTTACGCCCATGCCTATCTCGCCTTCGTGTATCTTTATGATTGGCGACCCAGGGAAGCACAACCCATTTTAGAAAATGCGATCGCGCTGAATCCTAGCATTCCAGAAATTCAGGCCTTAAATGGCGTAGCCTCCTTAATGCAAGGTAATCTATTGGGGGCTTGGCACGATTTAAAAGGGTTTTTATTTGCAGCCTAA
- a CDS encoding glutamine synthetase family protein: MGEEDLNNLEEEGIRFIRIVWCDNANAIRGKAVHIRMMPHYLDRGVGISAAQQAVPILYDAPVPGGGLGPVGEIQLIPDWSTYVSLPYAPGHGRVMGNMYHQGEPWPLCPRHFLATQAQQAAELGLEAIAAFENEFYLLKQTAEGRIEPSDRTLFASTQAMDLHQGVIDQIAEALIAQGLLVEQYYPESGPGQQEISILYNRALAAADQQVAFRETVRAIAHQHHLTASFLPKIFADAAGSGCHVHLSLWHQGENRLSDSNGLLGLSEVGRQFIGGILHHLPGLMALTAPTCNSYRRIQPQSWSGAFRCWGLDNREAAIRVIGNPEGTGSTHFELKTVDASANPYIALGGMIAAGLDGIYQGLEPDEPLEIDPGSLTEEERQKRQIERLPQNLGAAIEALSQDEILLNALGSPLAQAYLAVRKAEWEALKDVELEDEVKLLLERY, encoded by the coding sequence ATGGGGGAAGAAGACCTCAACAACCTTGAGGAAGAGGGGATTCGGTTTATTCGCATTGTCTGGTGCGATAACGCGAACGCTATTCGAGGGAAAGCCGTTCACATTCGGATGATGCCTCATTACCTCGATCGAGGGGTTGGGATTTCTGCTGCTCAACAAGCTGTCCCCATTCTGTATGATGCACCTGTACCGGGAGGCGGTTTGGGCCCGGTGGGTGAAATTCAATTGATTCCAGATTGGTCTACCTATGTCTCGTTGCCCTATGCGCCCGGACATGGGAGAGTGATGGGGAATATGTATCATCAAGGCGAACCCTGGCCGTTATGTCCGCGTCACTTTTTGGCAACCCAAGCCCAGCAAGCGGCAGAATTAGGGTTAGAAGCGATCGCCGCTTTTGAAAATGAATTTTATCTATTAAAACAGACCGCCGAGGGTAGGATTGAGCCAAGCGATCGCACTTTGTTTGCTTCCACTCAGGCGATGGATCTCCACCAAGGCGTTATCGATCAAATCGCCGAAGCCCTAATCGCCCAAGGACTTTTAGTAGAGCAATATTATCCCGAATCGGGGCCGGGTCAGCAGGAAATCTCCATTCTGTATAATCGCGCCCTGGCTGCGGCCGATCAACAAGTGGCGTTTCGCGAAACTGTGCGCGCGATCGCCCATCAACACCATTTAACCGCATCTTTTCTCCCTAAAATCTTTGCCGACGCGGCCGGAAGCGGCTGTCACGTTCACCTCAGCCTGTGGCATCAAGGCGAAAACCGCTTAAGCGATTCTAACGGCTTGCTCGGTCTTTCTGAAGTTGGACGCCAATTCATCGGGGGCATTCTCCACCACCTCCCCGGTTTAATGGCCCTGACTGCACCCACTTGCAACTCCTATCGCCGCATTCAACCCCAGAGTTGGAGTGGTGCGTTCCGCTGTTGGGGGTTAGATAACCGAGAAGCTGCCATTCGCGTTATCGGCAACCCCGAAGGCACGGGTTCCACCCATTTTGAACTGAAAACCGTCGATGCTTCCGCCAATCCTTATATTGCTCTGGGGGGCATGATTGCGGCGGGCTTAGATGGCATCTACCAGGGGCTAGAACCGGACGAACCGCTAGAAATCGATCCCGGAAGCCTCACGGAAGAAGAACGCCAGAAACGGCAAATAGAGCGCTTACCGCAGAACTTAGGGGCTGCAATTGAAGCGTTAAGTCAAGATGAAATCTTACTCAATGCTTTGGGTTCTCCCCTCGCCCAAGCTTACCTCGCCGTTCGCAAAGCGGAGTGGGAAGCCCTCAAGGATGTGGAGTTGGAGGATGAGGTGAAATTGTTGCTAGAGCGTTATTAG
- a CDS encoding bis(5'-nucleosyl)-tetraphosphatase: MVKFPALLQDRAFGIVPIFAADKADVSSYLFLLVQHHEGHWGFPKGHAEAGESPLAAACRELTEETGISNYQLIPDISFEESYNFLKKGITVQKKVTYFLAFVESMTVKIQAEEIQNFAWNSFAETKSLITYPANRRVLEKVREYLMSSAQELTS, translated from the coding sequence ATGGTTAAGTTTCCGGCTCTACTTCAGGATCGCGCCTTTGGCATTGTCCCTATTTTTGCCGCAGACAAAGCGGATGTTTCTAGTTATCTTTTTCTATTGGTTCAACACCATGAGGGCCATTGGGGGTTCCCTAAAGGTCATGCAGAAGCCGGTGAATCGCCTTTAGCTGCCGCCTGTCGAGAACTTACGGAGGAAACGGGAATTTCTAACTATCAGTTGATTCCCGATATCTCGTTTGAGGAATCCTACAATTTTTTGAAAAAGGGCATCACCGTCCAGAAAAAGGTAACTTATTTTCTAGCTTTTGTGGAATCCATGACGGTTAAAATTCAAGCGGAGGAAATTCAAAATTTTGCCTGGAATTCTTTTGCAGAAACAAAAAGCTTAATCACTTATCCAGCAAATCGTCGCGTTTTAGAAAAAGTTCGGGAATATTTGATGTCTTCTGCTCAAGAATTAACCTCTTAG
- a CDS encoding NF038130 family PEP-CTERM protein, with protein MLQTAKRLAIGVSAIVGVSAIAVRPASAFTISGTDYLLYDTCSPTTTCLNPGADLNSILAGNSSNPGGNIELFASSESLSNTAFLSSIARTSISGTVGGKTLTLSSLTADDWFNTGSGISLVYGAANLANTWFDDFLSAAGKGGASLLERTQAFNAFLGLGGFQRSSDPNISYVTTEGSDIKIGLAGHFDLKAYYTRPGSPFAMFAQMLPSGFQASEVVKANYDGVTKFLYSFSATESGLTNSAGVGADGSSHSGNYEVALRGVVTPPPPTADVPEPSALLGLAAVGGLFAAKRKLKNA; from the coding sequence ATGTTACAGACAGCCAAGCGGTTAGCCATCGGAGTTTCTGCCATTGTTGGCGTTAGCGCGATCGCAGTTAGACCCGCATCCGCCTTCACCATTTCGGGTACCGACTACCTCCTCTACGATACTTGCAGCCCTACCACCACCTGCTTAAACCCCGGTGCAGATTTAAACAGCATTCTCGCTGGCAATAGCAGCAATCCGGGCGGTAACATTGAACTGTTTGCCAGCAGCGAAAGCTTGAGTAACACAGCTTTCCTAAGTTCCATCGCCAGAACCAGCATTAGCGGTACAGTGGGTGGCAAAACCCTCACCCTCAGCAGCCTTACCGCCGATGATTGGTTTAATACCGGTTCTGGCATCAGCCTAGTTTATGGTGCTGCTAACCTCGCGAATACCTGGTTTGATGACTTCCTCAGTGCAGCCGGAAAAGGTGGCGCTAGCCTATTAGAAAGAACCCAAGCATTCAACGCCTTCTTGGGTCTTGGTGGTTTCCAACGCAGCAGCGACCCCAACATCTCCTACGTCACCACCGAAGGAAGCGATATCAAAATTGGTTTAGCCGGTCACTTTGACCTCAAAGCTTACTATACTCGCCCCGGCTCTCCGTTTGCGATGTTTGCTCAAATGCTGCCTAGTGGCTTCCAAGCTAGCGAAGTCGTGAAAGCCAACTACGATGGCGTTACCAAATTCCTCTATAGCTTCAGCGCGACCGAGTCCGGTTTAACCAACAGTGCTGGCGTGGGTGCAGATGGCAGTTCTCACAGCGGTAACTACGAAGTGGCCCTGCGCGGTGTTGTCACCCCTCCCCCTCCGACTGCTGACGTTCCCGAACCGTCTGCTTTACTCGGTTTAGCTGCTGTCGGTGGTTTGTTTGCAGCCAAACGCAAACTGAAAAACGCCTAA
- a CDS encoding GNAT family N-acetyltransferase: MSQLQITTVSYLTEQAAINSIRVKVFQEEQGVDPALEFDGEDENAEHLLAYLDGCPVGTARIRFLTPQTAKIERLAVLDSARGKGIGKQLMENAIAVAAQNQAKEVIVNAQAYIQALYLQLGFVAEGELFEEAGIDHVKMRKVLT; encoded by the coding sequence ATGAGCCAGTTGCAGATTACCACTGTTTCTTATCTTACTGAACAAGCAGCCATTAATTCTATTCGGGTGAAAGTCTTTCAAGAAGAACAAGGGGTCGATCCGGCGTTAGAATTTGATGGAGAAGATGAAAATGCAGAACATTTGCTGGCATATTTGGATGGTTGCCCGGTGGGAACTGCGAGAATCCGCTTTTTAACGCCCCAAACGGCTAAAATTGAGCGATTAGCGGTTCTAGACTCTGCACGGGGAAAAGGGATAGGAAAGCAACTGATGGAAAACGCGATCGCAGTTGCCGCCCAAAACCAAGCTAAAGAGGTTATCGTAAATGCTCAAGCCTATATTCAGGCACTCTATCTCCAGTTAGGCTTCGTTGCTGAAGGCGAACTTTTTGAGGAAGCTGGCATCGATCATGTCAAAATGCGAAAGGTTTTAACTTAG
- a CDS encoding 2TM domain-containing protein, with protein sequence MTKSYPPTANTYRQEDIQQILQIAIARQVNDDEFTREQLAEIAAELEITPETLLAAEQDWMTRKGELAQRQQFNLCRQRQFQRKLSKYAIVNTFLVLINIVSAGALTWSLYVLLFWGLGLAMNAWKVYRPSEEEYEQAFQIWMRKHQLKQTVSVVWDRLNRAWQS encoded by the coding sequence ATGACAAAATCTTATCCCCCCACCGCCAACACCTACCGCCAAGAGGATATTCAGCAAATTCTCCAAATTGCGATCGCGCGTCAGGTTAACGATGATGAGTTCACTCGCGAACAGTTGGCGGAAATTGCGGCTGAGTTGGAAATTACACCCGAAACCCTACTTGCAGCCGAGCAAGACTGGATGACTCGCAAGGGTGAGTTAGCCCAACGCCAACAGTTTAACCTCTGCCGTCAGCGTCAGTTTCAGCGCAAGCTGAGTAAGTACGCGATCGTCAATACCTTTTTAGTCTTAATTAACATTGTCAGCGCGGGTGCGTTAACCTGGTCGCTGTATGTTCTCCTGTTTTGGGGCTTAGGCTTGGCGATGAACGCTTGGAAAGTATATCGCCCTAGCGAAGAGGAATACGAACAAGCCTTTCAAATTTGGATGCGGAAACATCAACTCAAGCAAACCGTCAGCGTAGTGTGGGATCGGCTCAATCGGGCTTGGCAGAGTTAA
- a CDS encoding isoprenylcysteine carboxylmethyltransferase family protein encodes MKAKYAINLHKGLTSLVVLGMMFYYDNFTLGAWVYLALHGTYGILWLLKDRIYPDRQWEQEIPVYQGFLAFFFLAAYWVAPFLLISSGKIPPLPLVAAAIALNILGVFLHYASDAQKYFTLKYQPGLITEGFFARCRNTNYLGEILIYTSFAILAMHWLPILILQLFFAGMFLPNMMKKEESLSRYVAFEAYQKQSGLLLPKLLISKPPQSSGVEIS; translated from the coding sequence ATGAAAGCCAAATACGCGATTAACCTTCATAAAGGATTGACCAGCCTAGTTGTACTGGGGATGATGTTTTACTATGATAATTTTACTTTAGGCGCTTGGGTTTACCTTGCCTTGCATGGCACCTATGGGATTTTATGGTTATTGAAAGATCGGATTTATCCCGATCGTCAATGGGAACAAGAAATTCCTGTTTATCAAGGGTTTTTAGCCTTTTTTTTCCTAGCCGCCTATTGGGTTGCTCCGTTTTTGTTAATCAGTAGCGGTAAAATTCCTCCCCTTCCCTTAGTTGCGGCTGCAATTGCGCTTAATATTCTCGGCGTGTTTTTACACTATGCTAGCGATGCTCAAAAGTATTTTACTTTGAAGTATCAACCCGGATTAATTACAGAAGGCTTTTTTGCTCGCTGTCGCAATACGAATTATTTGGGTGAGATTTTGATTTATACCAGTTTTGCGATCTTGGCGATGCACTGGTTGCCGATTTTGATTTTACAACTCTTTTTTGCGGGAATGTTCTTACCCAATATGATGAAAAAAGAAGAGTCTTTATCGCGCTATGTGGCATTTGAAGCTTATCAGAAGCAGTCTGGCTTATTACTGCCAAAATTGTTGATTTCTAAACCGCCTCAAAGCAGTGGCGTGGAAATCTCCTAA
- a CDS encoding site-2 protease family protein produces the protein MNGNIRVGSLFGIPFYVNPSWFLVLGLVTLSYGGALAAQFPALGAGLPWLLGLFAALLLFASVLAHELGHSFVALKQGINVQSITLFLFGGLASLEKESKTPGEAFWVAIAGPAVSITLSGLLTALNIGLGLTGPIGAIVSLLASINLVLALFNLIPGLPLDGGNILKSAVWKITGDPYKGTVFASRAGQIIGWIAIAFGGYSFISGGSFWTLLIGWFLLQNAGRSAQSATIQGLLAQLKAEDAVTSDSPVISAELSLREFANDYVIGKGKWHKFLVTDEAGQLIGTLKVDDLKTISTAHWPQTPVRDLTQPIDLSETVPADQPLLEVVQRLEQQQITQVPVVRENGSVVGILEKTAIIRLLQQKAEAKPA, from the coding sequence ATGAACGGCAACATTCGCGTTGGCAGCCTATTTGGGATTCCCTTTTACGTGAATCCCTCTTGGTTCTTAGTCCTAGGCTTAGTCACCCTCAGTTATGGAGGGGCCTTAGCCGCCCAGTTTCCTGCCCTAGGTGCAGGCTTACCCTGGTTATTAGGCTTATTTGCAGCTTTGTTGCTGTTCGCCTCCGTCTTAGCGCACGAACTGGGGCATAGCTTTGTCGCCCTCAAACAGGGGATTAACGTTCAATCCATTACCCTGTTTCTATTTGGCGGTTTAGCCAGCTTAGAAAAAGAATCCAAAACCCCAGGCGAAGCCTTTTGGGTAGCGATCGCAGGACCTGCTGTCAGTATTACCCTGTCTGGTTTGCTAACGGCCCTGAATATCGGCTTAGGCTTAACCGGTCCGATTGGGGCAATTGTTAGCCTACTCGCTTCCATTAACCTGGTTCTCGCCCTATTTAACCTGATTCCCGGCTTACCCCTAGATGGCGGTAATATTCTCAAGTCTGCCGTCTGGAAAATTACAGGCGACCCCTATAAAGGGACTGTGTTTGCCAGTCGCGCCGGTCAAATCATTGGTTGGATTGCGATCGCATTCGGCGGCTATTCCTTCATCAGTGGCGGTAGCTTCTGGACGCTACTGATCGGCTGGTTCCTGCTTCAAAACGCTGGACGTTCCGCCCAATCTGCCACCATTCAAGGCTTGTTAGCCCAACTCAAAGCCGAAGATGCTGTCACCTCCGACAGTCCTGTCATTTCCGCAGAACTCTCCTTGCGCGAGTTTGCTAATGACTATGTAATTGGTAAAGGCAAATGGCATAAGTTCCTAGTCACTGACGAAGCCGGACAACTGATCGGCACTCTTAAAGTAGACGATCTGAAAACCATTTCCACCGCCCACTGGCCGCAAACCCCAGTTCGCGACTTAACCCAACCCATCGACCTATCCGAAACCGTTCCCGCCGATCAACCCCTCCTCGAAGTGGTGCAACGCTTAGAACAGCAACAAATCACCCAAGTCCCCGTCGTTCGGGAAAACGGATCGGTTGTCGGTATCTTGGAAAAAACAGCAATTATCCGCTTGCTGCAACAAAAAGCCGAAGCTAAACCTGCATAA